In Rhizorhabdus phycosphaerae, the genomic stretch CCGGAAGGCCGGCAGCTGCTTCGCGAAGAAACTGCCGAGCGCATTATCGATGAAATAGATGGTGCGGGCATCCCTCGCCCCGGGCGTCGCGCCACCGGGCACGATCTGGTTTGCGATAGCGTCGATCTCGGCTGCTTCGGCAGCCGTCAGGGTGGTAATGCTGGCAGGCGGCTCCGTGCCTTCGTGGCTGCCATGGCCCGTATGCTCCGCTGCGGCAGCGATTTGCGGCCAGTTCATGGCGACCCAGCTCGCGCTGGCCAGTTCACCGATGGCGACAAGGAATTGGCGACGCGAGGGGGTAGATCGTTCCATGAGCCGCTCCGAATCTGCTTGGACAGCATTCGAATGAGCGCACGCGCCTCCCGGTGAGGATATACGACAAACTGCGCATGGACGCCCCGGCGGCTGAGTGCCGAACTACTCCACGAACAACAGCGCCGGCGTCTCGATCAGGCGCTTGAGGGCCTGGACGAAGCTGGCCGCGTCCCAGCCGTCGACGACGCGGTGATCGCAACTGATCGACAGGTTCATCAGCTTCGCCGCCACCACCTGCCCGTCGCGGAACACCGGTCGCTCGACCACCTTGTTCGGCCCGATGATCGCGACCTCGGGCCGGTTGATCACCGGCGTCGTCGCGATGCCGCCCAGCGGCCCCAGCGAGGTGATCGTCAGCGTCGAGCCCGACAGCTCGTCCGACTTCGCCTTGCCGCTGCGCGCGGCATCGGCCAGCCGCACGATCTCCGTCGCCAGCTGCCACACATTGCGCGCCTCGGCATTGCGGATCACCGGCACCATCAGCCCGGCGTCGGTCTGCGTCGCCATGCCCAGATGCACCGCGCCCGAGCGGTTCACCATCCCCTCCTCGTCGTCATAACGTGCGTTGATCATCGGGAAGTCGGGCAGCGTCTTGCAGATCGCCGTGATCAGCAGCGGCAGCATCGTCAGCTTGGGCTTGGCGCCCCGCGTCGCGTTGAGGTCGGCGCGCAGTGCCTCCAGCTTGGTAACGTCGATCTCCTCGACATAGGTGAAGTGCGGAATGGCGCGCTTGGCAGCCGCCATATTCTCCGCGATCCGGCGGCGCAGGCCGATCACCTTGACCTGCTCGTCGCCGCGCGTGGCACCGGCCGCGCGATAGCCGCCGCCGGCATTGTAGGTCAGGAAGGCATCGAGATCGGCGTGGCGCACGCGACCGTCGGCCGCCGCCTTCACCTCGGCCAGGTCGATCCCTAGGTCCTTCGCCCGCTGGCGTACTGCGGGAGAGGCGAGCACGCGATGGCGTTCGGCCGGCGCCGGTTCGGGCTCGGAAGCCGCCGCAGCGACGGGGGCAGGCTCGGGCGTCGCCTCGACCGGGGTCGGCACCGGATCGGGCTTCACCACCTGCGCCGCCTCGACAGGGGCGACCTCGACCACTGGCGCGGGAGCTTCCTCGAGGGCCGCCTCGCCCTCGACCTCGAACACCGCCAGGATCGAACCGATCGCCACCTGCTCGCCGACCTCGCCGGTCAGCCGCACCACCCGGCCCGCCACCGGCGCGGTCATCTCGACCGTCGCCTTGTCGGTCATCAGGTCGGCCAGCGGCGCATCCTCCTCGACCACATCGCCCACCGCCACATGCCAGGCGACGATCTCCGCCTCGGCTATGCCCTCGCCGATGTCCGGCAGCTTGAATTCATAGGTAGCCATTACTGTCCGTCCATCACCTGCCGGAGCGCCGCCGCGACGCGGCCGGGTCCGGGAAAATAATCCCATTCGAAAGCATGCGGATAGGGCGTGTCATAGCCCGCCACCCGACCGATCGGCGCTTCCAGTTCGAAGAAGCAGCGCTCCTGCACCAGCGCCGAAAGCTCGCCGCCGAAACCGCCATAGCGCGACGCCTCATGGACGATCACGCAGCGTCCGGTCTTCTTCACCGATGCAACGATCGTGTCGATGTCGAGCGGCACGATCGAGCGCAGGTCGATCAGTTCGGCGTCGATGCCGCTGTCCTCGATCCCGGCCAGCGCGACATGGACCATCGTCCCATAGGCCAGCACGGTGACGGCCTCGCCGGACCGCACCACGGCAGCCTTGCCCAGCGGAACGGTATAATGACCCTCGGGCACCTCCGCCGCCGGATGACCCGCCCAGCTCTTGACCGCCTGATCGTGGCGACCGTCGAATGGACCGTTGTACAGCCGCTTGGGCTCGAGGAAGATCACCGGATCGTCATCCTCGATCGAGGCGATCAACAGGCCCTTGGCGTCATAGGGGGTGGAAGGAATCACCGTCTTCAGCCCGGTAATATGGGCGAAGATCGCCTCGGGGCTCTGGCTGTGCGTCTGCCCGCCGAAGATGCCGCCACCATAAGGCGAGCGGACCGTGATCGGGGCCCAGAACTCTCCGCCGGAGCGATAGCGCAGCCGTGCCGCTTCGGACACCAGCTGATCATAAGCGGGCAGGATATAGTCCGCGAACTGGATTTCGGGGACCGGGCGCAGGCCATAAGCGCCCATGCCGATCGCCGCCGCGATAATCCCCCCTTCCGCGATGGGCGCATCGAAGCAGCGCTTGAGCCCATGCTTCTTCTGCAGCCCGTCGGTGACCCGAAAGACCCCGCCGAAATAGCCGACATCCTCGCCGAAGATCAGCATATCCGGGTCGTGCGCCAGCTTGACGTCGAGCGCCGAGTTCAGCGCCTGCACCATGTTCATCATCGCCATCGTCAGAGCCCCAGCTCGCGGCGCTGTTCGACGAGGCGCCAGTCGGGCTCCTTGAACACGCCCTCGAACATCTCGCGCAGATCCGGCTTCGACTTGCCGAGCGTGCCGACCTGCTCTGCCTCGCGTACCGCCGCCCTGACGGCCGCGTCGAGTTCGAGCGCCAGCGCTTCATGCCGGTCGTCGGACCATGCGCCGAGGGCGACGAGATGCTGCTTGAGCCGCTCGACGGGATCTCCGAGCGGCCAGTGCGCGGGTTCGTCGGACGGGCGATATTTGGTCGGGTCGTCCGAGGTCGAATGGCCCGAAGCGCGATAGGTGAAGAGCTCGATCAGCGTCGAGCCCAGGTTGGACCGCGCCCGTTCCGCCGCCCAGGCCGTCGCCGCCCAGATCGCGAGGAAATCGTTGCCGTCGACCCGGAGGCCGGGAATGCCATAAGCGAGGGCTTTCGCCGCGAACGTCGTTTCCTGCCCACCCGCGATGCCCGAAAAGGACGAGATCGCCCATTGGTTGTTCGTCACGCACAGGACTGCGGGCGCGCGGTAGACCGAGGCGAAGGTCAGCGCCTCGTGAAAATCGCCCTCCGCCGTCGTCCCCTCGCCGATATAGGCCAGCGCGATCTTGTCATCGCCCCGATAGGCCGATGCCATGGCCCAGCCGACCGCATGGCCGAAACGGCTGCCGACATTGCCCGACAGCGAATAGAAGCCATAGTCCCGCGCAGAGTAGAGGATCGGCAGCTGACGTCCCTTGAGCGGATCCCGGGCGTTGGAGAAAATCTGGTTGCACAGCTCGACCAGCGGATAGTCGCGCGCCATCAGCCAGCTCAGCACCCGATAGGTCGGAAAGCACATGTCCCCGGCTCCGAGCACCAGCGATTGCGCAGCACCGATCGCCTCCTCGCCGGTCGACTTCATGTAGAAGCTGGTCTTGCCCTGCCGATGCGCGCGGAAGAGACGGTCGTCGAAGGCGCGCGTCAGCATCATCGCGCGCAGCCCATGGACAAGGGTCTCAACCGGCAGATGCGGGTTCCACGGCCCGACCGCCGCCCCGCCATCGTCGAGCACGCGGATCAGACGATAAGGAAGCTCGCGCATCGACGGTTCCGATGCATCCATCGGCGGCCGATCCACCTCCCCTGCCGCAGACAGGCGCAGAGTGGTGAAATCGGGCAGGTCGCCCGGGCGACCCGGCGGCTCGGGGATGTGCAGGCTGAGGCGTGCGCGATTGGGAAGGGAGGGTTCCATGCCCACAGGCATAGCAACAGGCGCGATAGTGCGTCTTAGGCTATGTCAGCCTCCAAAATGACTGTTATTAGAACGAACATACTCATAGCATCGGATTTCGAGGCCATCGATTCCAAGGAGAGCGGATGCAACCACGCGCACTCGACGACAGCGATCGCCGCATATTGCGGGCGATGCAGTCGCATCCCGATATGTCGGTCGCGGATTTGAGCGGGATCGTGGGACTGTCCCAGACGCCCTGCTGGCGGCGGATCAAGCGCCTGGAAGCCGAAGGGGTGATCGCGCGCCGCGCGATCCTGTTCGATCCCAAGAAGGTCGGGCTTCCCATCAACGTCCTCGCTCATGTCCGCCTGCAACGCCATGACGAGGAAACGCTGGAAGCGCTGGAGCGTGAGACGCTCGAACATCCCGAGATACTGGAGTGTTTCTCGATGAGCGGCGAAAGCGACTATGTCATGCGCGTTGTCGCCGCCGACATGGATGCCTATGAGCGCTTCCTGAAGAAAGTGCTGCTCCACCTCCCCGGCATCGCCTCGGTCAATTCGAGCTTCACGCTCAAGACGGTGAAGTCCACTCCGGATCTGCCTTTGTAGCCGAAGGCGCGACAAAAGTGCCACGTCCGCGCCTTAGAACGACGAAGCGTCAGCTACAGCTTCCGCTCAGCTGAAACGACGAACCAACGGCATGGCAAGCTTCACCATGCCTGATACGAGGCTGTGGGCACGGGACCGGCGCGCGCGCTCCAATGGAAACCGGGCGGGCCAAGCGTCGCGGCTCAACGCAAGCCGCGCAAGGTCTTCTCCCAGTAGAGTTCCCGCGCACAATCCGTAGCCGTTGCAGCCTTGTCCTGCGAAAAAGCCCTGCCCAAGCTGGATCAACTGAGGCAGCTTCTTCGGGGTCATCAAAATATGCCCCCCGCTCATTCCGGACCAGTCAGGCGGCGAGATGGTGGGGAAGGCGCGCGTAAACTTGCGCGAGAGAAGATCGGTTGCCTGGGGCAGCGAAAGGCGGCCCGGACCCGGCAGGACGGTTGAGACCACTCGCCCATCCGCGGTCATCGTTCCGCCAAAAACAGACATGTCGTCCAGATCCGCAAAGGTGGACACAGGCGGAAGGGCCGCGCGCTGCAATTGGGTAAGCGGAGCTGACGAGACCAGCTGACATTCGATACGCCCCCCGAGCTGGTCTAGGCCATGGCCTAGGTCAGCGCCTCCATGGACTGCTGCCACAGCTATATCGGCGCGCACGGTTCCTTCACGGGCATCGACCAGCCATTGCCCATCTCCAATCCGGGACACCCTGCTCACGGGGCTGCCCTCGAAGAGGGTCGCGCCCAGCTGTTCGCAGCGAACCGCCAGCCCTTTCATATAGGCCAATGGATCGAATGTGCCTCCGGACTTGAACAGAAGGCCGCCCAGGTAACGCGGACTGTCCACATAATGGCCTAGGGCAGCGCTCAGGTGCTCCACCTCGGCGCCACATCGCCGCCATTGCTCGGCGATATCCCCGAGACGCTCGGCCGTAGCTTGCCGGGCAGCGAGAGCCAGGAAGCCCTCCTTAACGGGCCTGCTTTCCGGAGCAAGGCTCAGCGCACGGTCAATCAGCGTGTCGGCACTCGCAGCCAGCGCGCGGTTCAGGGCATCTCCCCGCTCGGGGCCCAGCTCTGCGACGACGCCGCCTGGCGTCTGCATCCCCCAAATGGGTGCGATCCCGGCCGCGTTGGTACCGGAAGCACCTTCCCCCACCGCTGCGGCTTCAACCAGAATGACGCGGAGTCCATGGCGACTGGCATATTCGGCCGCAGTCAGGCCGACTATGCCACCGCCGATCACGACGAGGTCGCACACCTGATCGCCTTTGAGAGAAGGCCGTTCATGCTGGCCGGCTGGGACCCATACGGGCGGCTCGGCCATGTCAGAGGCCGAGTGCAGCTTCGAGATTGCCGATGTATTTTCCAATGTTGCTTCGCGACAACTCTCGCAGCTGTTCGCCCTGTGCGGGATCGATCGGGGAGAAGCGCGTCCGGATAAGGAACATGCTCTCATCCGGCCCGGCAGGTGTCACCTGAATCCTCCCGGCATAGTCGGCCCATTGCAGCGGGCCATAGTCCACCATGTCGTAGGCGATCACGCGCTCGACATTATCCAGCTCGACGAGGCGCTCGACTACGGCCCCGCCACCAATTGCAGGATCAAGATGATAGGTGCGCAACGCGCCCTTCCCCTGCCCGCTGCATTCGACGCGCGCGACATAACCGCGGGTCAGGACCGTGCCCGAAAAGTCGCTCACATAGTGCCAGACCTTTTCGGCCGGCGCAGCGATCCGCCGGGCGATTTCGACCGTCAGCATCTCTCTCTCCTATCGGATATAGTCGGCGCCAGGGTGCGCTCGCGGAAATGTCTTCAGATAATCGACGAAGCGTCCAAGCGCCCGGTCGCTTCGCGTGAACATGCCGCGCGTGAACCGGATCGAATTGAGGATATCGACGTCCTGATCGACGACAGCTATTTCCAGCGTCTGCGCAAAATCGAGCGTTTCCTGAACGCGCCTGTCGTCTTCGGGCGTGCCATCCGATTTCTGCGTCGCGATCACGAAATAGCTGCGCAGGGTGCCCGGTCGATGAATGCCGCATGGGTATAGGAAGGCAAACCACCGGCCGTTCACGGTCCCCATCTGGTAGAAGATGTTGGTGCCGTGAATTCCGACTCTGTACTCGAGCTCGGCCCCCGTTTCCCGAAACCGCCCCTTCAGATCATAATGATATCCATGGCTGTGCCAGTTGATATCGCTGGTTGCGTCGCCTTGTACCTCGATCCCGTGAACGACGCTGATATGGTTGAAGTCGGTGGTATTGCACATGAAGACCCACGGGTCGGCAAGCAGATCGAGATGTGGGATCTGTGGATGGAAGGCGAGTTCGTCGTCGGGAAAGCCCAGATCGGGAAGATCGAAGAGCGGCTCTTCCCCGTTGAAGGCCCAGATCAGCCCAAAACGCTCCTGCACCGGATAGCGAAATACCCGCATGGCATCGACCACGGCGTCGCCGGTCGGCGTGCGTGCGCATTTGCCGCCGAGATCGAACTCCCAGTGATGAAATGCACAGACGAGGCGATCACCCGCCACCTTCCCGATCGAAAGATCGGCACCGTTATGCGGGCAATAGGCGCTGACGACGTTGGCCGCGCCCTGCTCGCTCCGATAGACGGCAACGCGTCCATCGAGAAAGTTGCGTCCCAGCACGGCGCCTGGTGCCACATCGCTCGACCGACAGAGCGGATACCAGTTCTGCGAAAAGCGGCCGTCCTGGCCTTCATAGGTTACGCCCCGGCCGTGCCGCCGCCGGTCGATCAGTTCGAGTGCGGCCTGCTGGCCGTTGAACATATCCTCGAGATCGCGTGCCACAGTGGGCATGGCTGGACTCCTCAGAATTTGAGGGATGCAGCAACGCCGTAGCGGCGGGGCTGTCCCGGATAACGAATGTCAGCAGCGCCGGCCGAGAACTCCTTTGCGAAGAATTCCTCGGTGTACCGCTCCTTGAGCAGATTGGTGGCGTAAAGGGCTATGGAATAGCCACGCGCGTCGAACGTGAGGCGGGCATTGACGAGATTGACGGCATTCTGCCGGTCGGCATTGTCGATGTGCCAGTAATTCCCCGAGCGACCGGAATAATCCAACCGCGCAATCAGCGCACGGTCGTCATCGATCGGCAGGCGATATTGACCGAACATGGTGTATGACCAGCGATAGGTCAGCGGGAC encodes the following:
- a CDS encoding gluconate 2-dehydrogenase subunit 3 family protein translates to MERSTPSRRQFLVAIGELASASWVAMNWPQIAAAAEHTGHGSHEGTEPPASITTLTAAEAAEIDAIANQIVPGGATPGARDARTIYFIDNALGSFFAKQLPAFRQGLSEFNSAYAARYGSGKPFSAAPDAQQIAFLQEVDKTPFFAAVRRLTVLGLLALPKYGGNHDYLGWKLIGVEDQHAWEPPFGYYDRDYAGFEPYPGTKIMTV
- a CDS encoding dihydrolipoamide acetyltransferase family protein — translated: MATYEFKLPDIGEGIAEAEIVAWHVAVGDVVEEDAPLADLMTDKATVEMTAPVAGRVVRLTGEVGEQVAIGSILAVFEVEGEAALEEAPAPVVEVAPVEAAQVVKPDPVPTPVEATPEPAPVAAAASEPEPAPAERHRVLASPAVRQRAKDLGIDLAEVKAAADGRVRHADLDAFLTYNAGGGYRAAGATRGDEQVKVIGLRRRIAENMAAAKRAIPHFTYVEEIDVTKLEALRADLNATRGAKPKLTMLPLLITAICKTLPDFPMINARYDDEEGMVNRSGAVHLGMATQTDAGLMVPVIRNAEARNVWQLATEIVRLADAARSGKAKSDELSGSTLTITSLGPLGGIATTPVINRPEVAIIGPNKVVERPVFRDGQVVAAKLMNLSISCDHRVVDGWDAASFVQALKRLIETPALLFVE
- a CDS encoding alpha-ketoacid dehydrogenase subunit beta — translated: MNMVQALNSALDVKLAHDPDMLIFGEDVGYFGGVFRVTDGLQKKHGLKRCFDAPIAEGGIIAAAIGMGAYGLRPVPEIQFADYILPAYDQLVSEAARLRYRSGGEFWAPITVRSPYGGGIFGGQTHSQSPEAIFAHITGLKTVIPSTPYDAKGLLIASIEDDDPVIFLEPKRLYNGPFDGRHDQAVKSWAGHPAAEVPEGHYTVPLGKAAVVRSGEAVTVLAYGTMVHVALAGIEDSGIDAELIDLRSIVPLDIDTIVASVKKTGRCVIVHEASRYGGFGGELSALVQERCFFELEAPIGRVAGYDTPYPHAFEWDYFPGPGRVAAALRQVMDGQ
- a CDS encoding thiamine pyrophosphate-dependent enzyme, with product MEPSLPNRARLSLHIPEPPGRPGDLPDFTTLRLSAAGEVDRPPMDASEPSMRELPYRLIRVLDDGGAAVGPWNPHLPVETLVHGLRAMMLTRAFDDRLFRAHRQGKTSFYMKSTGEEAIGAAQSLVLGAGDMCFPTYRVLSWLMARDYPLVELCNQIFSNARDPLKGRQLPILYSARDYGFYSLSGNVGSRFGHAVGWAMASAYRGDDKIALAYIGEGTTAEGDFHEALTFASVYRAPAVLCVTNNQWAISSFSGIAGGQETTFAAKALAYGIPGLRVDGNDFLAIWAATAWAAERARSNLGSTLIELFTYRASGHSTSDDPTKYRPSDEPAHWPLGDPVERLKQHLVALGAWSDDRHEALALELDAAVRAAVREAEQVGTLGKSKPDLREMFEGVFKEPDWRLVEQRRELGL
- a CDS encoding Lrp/AsnC family transcriptional regulator — protein: MQPRALDDSDRRILRAMQSHPDMSVADLSGIVGLSQTPCWRRIKRLEAEGVIARRAILFDPKKVGLPINVLAHVRLQRHDEETLEALERETLEHPEILECFSMSGESDYVMRVVAADMDAYERFLKKVLLHLPGIASVNSSFTLKTVKSTPDLPL
- a CDS encoding NAD(P)/FAD-dependent oxidoreductase; this encodes MAEPPVWVPAGQHERPSLKGDQVCDLVVIGGGIVGLTAAEYASRHGLRVILVEAAAVGEGASGTNAAGIAPIWGMQTPGGVVAELGPERGDALNRALAASADTLIDRALSLAPESRPVKEGFLALAARQATAERLGDIAEQWRRCGAEVEHLSAALGHYVDSPRYLGGLLFKSGGTFDPLAYMKGLAVRCEQLGATLFEGSPVSRVSRIGDGQWLVDAREGTVRADIAVAAVHGGADLGHGLDQLGGRIECQLVSSAPLTQLQRAALPPVSTFADLDDMSVFGGTMTADGRVVSTVLPGPGRLSLPQATDLLSRKFTRAFPTISPPDWSGMSGGHILMTPKKLPQLIQLGQGFFAGQGCNGYGLCAGTLLGEDLARLALSRDAWPARFPLERARRSRAHSLVSGMVKLAMPLVRRFS
- a CDS encoding SRPBCC family protein — encoded protein: MLTVEIARRIAAPAEKVWHYVSDFSGTVLTRGYVARVECSGQGKGALRTYHLDPAIGGGAVVERLVELDNVERVIAYDMVDYGPLQWADYAGRIQVTPAGPDESMFLIRTRFSPIDPAQGEQLRELSRSNIGKYIGNLEAALGL
- a CDS encoding Rieske 2Fe-2S domain-containing protein, producing the protein MPTVARDLEDMFNGQQAALELIDRRRHGRGVTYEGQDGRFSQNWYPLCRSSDVAPGAVLGRNFLDGRVAVYRSEQGAANVVSAYCPHNGADLSIGKVAGDRLVCAFHHWEFDLGGKCARTPTGDAVVDAMRVFRYPVQERFGLIWAFNGEEPLFDLPDLGFPDDELAFHPQIPHLDLLADPWVFMCNTTDFNHISVVHGIEVQGDATSDINWHSHGYHYDLKGRFRETGAELEYRVGIHGTNIFYQMGTVNGRWFAFLYPCGIHRPGTLRSYFVIATQKSDGTPEDDRRVQETLDFAQTLEIAVVDQDVDILNSIRFTRGMFTRSDRALGRFVDYLKTFPRAHPGADYIR